One stretch of Chitinophaga pendula DNA includes these proteins:
- a CDS encoding tyrosine-type recombinase/integrase translates to MIINFFVLNEVLYPLGQSFLTYIRLEKRYSAHTVTAYENDLRQFSDFLITTYGELSLGDITHLMVRSWLAALMQAEVSPKSIHRKLSSLKSFFRYAVKQGHVRQTPMTRIVAPKLSRRLPGFIDDKGMEAVQENRSLRKGQEASVIFTADLAGMTHYLVFDILYHTGVRRSELIGLQERHIDAGNLTIKVLGKGNKERLIPISGELYGRMSAYMQRKRQELEAPDTGVLLVHPRTGRALAPRYVYELVRHYLSVHQLTTIAAKSPHVLRHTFATHLMNNGADLNAVKELLGHSSLAATQVYTHNSIEQLKDVFRKAHPKA, encoded by the coding sequence ATGATCATCAATTTTTTTGTGTTGAACGAAGTTTTGTACCCGTTAGGGCAGTCTTTTCTTACCTATATCCGTTTGGAGAAGCGCTACTCGGCGCACACGGTGACTGCTTATGAAAATGACCTACGTCAGTTTTCTGATTTCCTGATTACTACATATGGTGAGTTATCCCTGGGCGATATTACGCATTTGATGGTGCGTTCGTGGCTGGCTGCGTTGATGCAGGCGGAGGTGAGTCCGAAGAGTATTCACCGGAAGTTATCGTCTTTAAAATCGTTTTTCCGGTATGCGGTAAAGCAGGGTCATGTGCGTCAGACGCCGATGACCCGTATTGTGGCGCCTAAGTTGAGTCGTCGGTTGCCGGGGTTTATTGATGACAAGGGGATGGAGGCGGTGCAGGAGAACCGTAGTTTGCGGAAGGGGCAGGAGGCTTCGGTGATTTTTACGGCTGATCTGGCGGGGATGACGCATTACCTGGTGTTTGACATTTTGTATCATACGGGGGTGCGGCGATCTGAGCTGATCGGGTTGCAGGAGCGGCATATTGATGCGGGTAATCTGACGATCAAGGTATTGGGGAAGGGGAATAAGGAGCGGTTGATACCGATCAGTGGGGAGTTGTATGGGCGGATGTCGGCTTATATGCAGCGGAAGCGGCAGGAGCTGGAGGCGCCGGATACGGGTGTATTGTTGGTGCATCCGCGGACGGGGCGTGCGTTGGCGCCGCGGTATGTGTATGAGTTGGTGCGGCATTATCTGAGTGTGCATCAGTTGACGACGATTGCGGCGAAGAGTCCGCATGTGTTGCGGCATACGTTTGCGACACATTTGATGAATAACGGGGCGGATTTGAATGCGGTGAAGGAGTTGTTGGGTCATTCGAGTCTAGCGGCTACGCAGGTGTATACGCATAATTCTATTGAGCAGCTGAAGGATGTGTTTCGGAAGGCGCATCCGAAGGCGTAA
- a CDS encoding alpha/beta fold hydrolase: MHTFKPLTAALFISLGLGACKKEDTPPPAPVDYHQNAPTKFVDVNGSKHAYRELGASSGTPVLMVAPLGSNMDDWDPAITNGLAQQYKVILFDIQGVGASTGTTPNNIADMAKDVTGFIKALGIPKVNLLGFSLGSFISQQIALTEPALVNKIILTGTGPKGATGLSNLPALLAAGANLSAEDNFLRFGFTKSEQSIQAGKASWLRVQQRTQNRDAAITNESFSAAVQAVLGWAQPNPDALNELKTVKQPVLIAQGKEDLPVPVQNAVNMSQNFPNATLIVYPDAAHAALFQHTDDFVKRTSAFLAQ, encoded by the coding sequence ATGCACACTTTCAAACCACTTACCGCCGCACTCTTTATCAGCCTCGGCCTCGGCGCTTGTAAAAAAGAAGATACACCGCCGCCCGCACCGGTAGACTACCACCAAAACGCCCCGACAAAATTTGTCGATGTCAATGGCTCCAAACATGCCTACCGCGAACTGGGCGCTTCATCCGGTACCCCCGTCCTCATGGTCGCCCCCCTCGGCAGCAACATGGACGACTGGGACCCGGCTATCACCAATGGCCTCGCACAACAATATAAAGTGATCCTCTTCGACATACAGGGCGTAGGCGCCTCCACCGGTACCACCCCTAACAATATCGCCGATATGGCCAAAGATGTCACCGGGTTCATCAAAGCCCTGGGCATCCCCAAAGTAAACCTCCTGGGCTTCTCCCTCGGTAGCTTCATCTCCCAGCAGATCGCCCTCACCGAACCAGCCCTCGTCAACAAGATCATCCTCACCGGTACCGGCCCCAAAGGTGCTACCGGATTGTCCAACCTGCCAGCACTTCTCGCCGCAGGCGCCAACCTCAGCGCAGAAGACAACTTCCTCCGTTTCGGCTTCACCAAGTCCGAACAAAGCATCCAAGCGGGTAAAGCTTCCTGGCTACGGGTGCAACAACGAACGCAAAACCGCGATGCCGCCATCACCAACGAAAGCTTTAGCGCCGCCGTTCAAGCTGTACTGGGCTGGGCACAACCCAACCCCGATGCACTCAATGAACTCAAAACCGTCAAACAACCCGTACTCATCGCACAGGGTAAAGAAGATCTACCCGTACCAGTACAAAACGCCGTTAATATGTCGCAAAACTTTCCCAACGCCACATTGATCGTCTACCCGGATGCTGCCCATGCCGCTCTATTCCAGCATACAGACGACTTTGTCAAACGTACATCGGCATTCCTCGCACAGTAG
- the secE gene encoding preprotein translocase subunit SecE — MSIRTYFQESYHELVHKVSWPTWKELQSSTMIVLIATIIITLLVWGMDALSNTVLTQYYKLF; from the coding sequence ATGAGTATCAGAACTTACTTCCAGGAATCCTATCATGAACTGGTACATAAGGTGTCCTGGCCTACCTGGAAGGAACTCCAGTCTTCCACTATGATAGTACTGATCGCCACTATCATCATTACTTTACTAGTTTGGGGCATGGACGCTCTTTCCAATACTGTACTAACACAATACTATAAATTATTTTAA
- the hpf gene encoding ribosome hibernation-promoting factor, HPF/YfiA family: protein MNVQIQTVHFDADSKLIDHVNKKIQKLNTFYDRIVSVDVFLKLDNIAHQIKDKIAEIKVRVPRQDLFVKHESKSFEESFDLAFDSLVAQIKKQKEKKFQ, encoded by the coding sequence ATGAACGTTCAAATTCAAACTGTGCATTTTGATGCTGATTCAAAACTGATCGACCATGTGAACAAGAAGATCCAGAAATTAAACACTTTTTATGATCGTATTGTAAGCGTAGATGTTTTTTTAAAGTTGGATAATATAGCGCATCAAATTAAGGACAAGATAGCCGAGATAAAAGTCCGAGTACCCCGCCAAGACCTCTTTGTAAAGCATGAATCTAAATCCTTCGAGGAGTCGTTCGACTTAGCTTTTGATTCTCTTGTAGCCCAGATCAAGAAGCAGAAGGAGAAAAAATTTCAGTAA
- a CDS encoding DUF58 domain-containing protein, translating to MIQRFYKALFFSTRLYLSLGVLVLLFISSFFWPALYVIALIATGLFGVVVLVDLVLLYGTPEHPLKAERQVGQRFSHGDENEVKIVLDHGYRFPVQVELLDELPFQFQARNFRLTALLQPGEVRTLTYMLRPLERGAYDFGVMNIFLTSPLGLVRRYIAGGEAVTVKVYPAYLQLRHYELFSAMNRLNELGVHKRRVVGHSMEFDHIREYNRGDDVRMLNWKATARRGTLMVNNYVEEKAQQVYCVIDKGRTMKMPFDGISLLDYAINSTLVFSNVALQKGDKAGLVTLSAQTAEILAASNKKVQLSKVLEMLYGQTTSWQESDYETLGVTLRNKISQRSLLIFFTNFESMTGLQRQLSYLRQLSKYHLVLVIFFENTELKKVTQDTARGVEEVYKQVIAQKFAYEKKLFVRELSKYGILSLLTTPEHLTLDLINKYLELKSRMLI from the coding sequence ATGATCCAACGGTTTTACAAAGCGTTATTCTTCAGTACCCGGCTTTATTTGTCGCTGGGTGTGCTGGTGTTGCTGTTTATCAGTTCTTTTTTCTGGCCGGCGTTGTATGTGATCGCGCTGATCGCTACGGGTCTTTTCGGGGTAGTGGTGCTGGTGGACCTGGTATTACTGTATGGTACACCGGAGCATCCTTTGAAGGCGGAGCGGCAGGTAGGACAGCGTTTCAGCCATGGGGATGAGAACGAGGTAAAGATCGTATTGGATCATGGTTACCGTTTTCCGGTGCAGGTGGAGTTGCTGGATGAGTTACCGTTTCAGTTCCAGGCCCGTAATTTCCGGTTGACGGCCTTACTGCAACCTGGGGAAGTGCGTACGTTGACGTATATGTTGCGTCCGTTGGAGCGGGGAGCGTATGATTTTGGTGTCATGAATATTTTCCTGACCAGTCCGTTGGGGTTAGTGCGCCGGTATATTGCCGGTGGTGAAGCGGTGACGGTGAAGGTATACCCTGCATATCTGCAGTTGCGTCATTATGAGTTATTCTCTGCTATGAACCGGTTGAATGAGCTGGGTGTGCATAAGCGGAGAGTAGTGGGGCACAGTATGGAGTTTGACCATATCCGCGAGTATAACCGTGGGGATGATGTACGTATGTTGAACTGGAAGGCGACGGCACGCCGGGGTACGTTGATGGTGAATAACTATGTGGAGGAGAAGGCACAGCAGGTGTACTGTGTGATCGACAAGGGGCGTACGATGAAGATGCCTTTTGACGGTATCTCGTTGCTGGATTATGCGATCAATTCTACCTTGGTATTCAGTAATGTTGCGTTGCAGAAAGGGGATAAGGCCGGGCTGGTGACGTTGTCGGCGCAGACGGCTGAAATACTGGCGGCCAGTAACAAGAAGGTGCAGCTGAGTAAGGTACTGGAGATGTTGTATGGGCAGACCACTTCCTGGCAGGAGAGTGATTATGAAACGTTAGGCGTGACTTTACGTAATAAGATCTCGCAACGTTCGCTGCTGATCTTCTTTACCAACTTTGAGTCGATGACGGGTTTACAGCGGCAGTTGTCTTATCTGCGTCAGTTATCGAAATATCATTTGGTACTGGTGATCTTTTTTGAAAATACGGAACTGAAGAAAGTGACGCAGGATACTGCGAGAGGTGTGGAAGAGGTGTACAAGCAGGTGATTGCGCAGAAATTCGCTTATGAGAAAAAGCTCTTTGTACGGGAGCTTTCCAAATATGGTATTCTATCTTTATTGACCACTCCTGAGCATCTTACATTGGACCTGATCAACAAATACCTGGAGTTGAAATCACGTATGCTGATCTGA
- a CDS encoding AAA family ATPase, protein MEGNFFQPKSDLSGLHAAVAAIREQIGKVIVGQHQMVDLLITGLLTQGHVLIEGVPGVAKTLTAKLLSRCVDAGFSRIQFTPDIMPADVLGTSVFNPQSRDFEYKKGPVFSNMVLIDEINRAPAKTQAALFEVMEERQVTNDGVSYILPAPFMVIATQNPIEQEGTYRLPEAQLDRFLFKIEVKYPTQPEEVAMLQAMHQHQGVRDMTELIDRVVTAADIQSYQAIVRTVHVEERLMHYIAALVQETRANASLYLGASPRASIAVMNCAKATAAMNNRDFVTPDDIVAILPHVLRHRIMLTPEREMEGISTDEVIAQIIKSVEVPR, encoded by the coding sequence ATGGAAGGGAATTTCTTTCAACCTAAGTCCGATCTTTCGGGCCTTCATGCGGCGGTGGCTGCGATACGTGAGCAGATCGGCAAGGTGATAGTAGGGCAGCATCAGATGGTGGATCTGTTGATCACGGGATTGCTGACGCAGGGACATGTATTGATAGAGGGGGTACCCGGGGTGGCCAAGACCTTGACGGCGAAGTTATTATCCCGTTGTGTGGACGCTGGTTTTTCCAGGATACAGTTCACGCCGGATATCATGCCGGCGGATGTGTTGGGTACGTCCGTTTTCAATCCGCAGAGTCGTGATTTTGAATACAAGAAAGGGCCTGTTTTCAGCAATATGGTCCTGATAGATGAGATCAACCGTGCGCCTGCGAAAACGCAGGCTGCATTGTTTGAGGTGATGGAGGAAAGGCAGGTGACCAATGATGGGGTATCTTATATATTGCCTGCACCTTTTATGGTGATCGCTACGCAGAACCCGATAGAGCAAGAGGGGACTTATCGTTTGCCGGAGGCGCAGCTAGATCGTTTCCTGTTTAAGATAGAGGTAAAGTACCCGACGCAACCGGAAGAGGTGGCTATGTTGCAGGCGATGCATCAGCACCAGGGAGTACGGGATATGACCGAGCTGATAGACCGGGTGGTGACGGCTGCTGATATACAGTCGTACCAGGCGATCGTGCGTACGGTGCATGTAGAAGAGCGCCTGATGCATTACATCGCTGCGTTGGTACAGGAGACCCGTGCGAATGCATCGTTGTACTTGGGCGCTTCGCCACGTGCATCGATTGCCGTGATGAACTGTGCGAAGGCGACAGCTGCCATGAACAACCGCGACTTTGTAACACCTGATGATATTGTAGCGATATTGCCGCATGTGCTGCGGCATCGTATTATGCTGACACCGGAGCGTGAGATGGAAGGTATCAGTACAGATGAAGTGATTGCACAGATCATCAAATCGGTAGAAGTACCGCGATAA
- the nusG gene encoding transcription termination/antitermination protein NusG, protein MDAANNTAPAQETKWYVLRVVSGKEKKVKEYLDIEVRRSDWGNVITQVFLPVEKVYKVQAGKKVMREKNFYPGYVMIEAIDGKMTDEVIQSIRNVSGVIHFLGKDKPIALRKAEVNKMLGKVDELSDQGMTMSEPFIVGETIKIIDGPFNDFNGVIEEVIEDKKKLKVTVKIFGRATPVELNFMQVEKLS, encoded by the coding sequence ATGGATGCAGCCAATAACACTGCGCCTGCCCAGGAAACGAAATGGTATGTGCTACGGGTGGTAAGTGGAAAGGAAAAAAAGGTGAAGGAGTACCTGGATATTGAGGTACGCCGCTCCGATTGGGGAAATGTAATCACCCAGGTGTTTCTGCCGGTAGAGAAGGTGTACAAGGTGCAAGCGGGTAAGAAGGTGATGCGGGAAAAGAACTTTTATCCTGGTTATGTGATGATCGAGGCGATAGATGGTAAAATGACCGATGAGGTGATCCAGTCTATCCGTAACGTATCGGGTGTTATTCACTTCCTGGGTAAGGATAAACCGATCGCTTTGCGGAAGGCAGAGGTGAATAAGATGTTGGGTAAGGTGGACGAGTTGAGTGATCAGGGTATGACGATGAGTGAGCCTTTCATCGTGGGTGAGACGATCAAGATCATTGACGGACCGTTCAACGACTTTAACGGGGTGATAGAAGAGGTGATAGAGGATAAGAAGAAGTTGAAGGTGACGGTGAAGATCTTCGGCCGTGCTACTCCGGTAGAGCTGAACTTCATGCAGGTAGAGAAATTGAGCTAG
- a CDS encoding riboflavin synthase → MFTGIVESLGEVITTRKEGTNLVISVQSSLAPELKIDQSVAHNGVCLTVTAIQENSYEIVAVAETLQKTNLGQLAPGQKVNLERAMAFNGRIDGHLVQGHVDSVGECISKTAQDGSWLYRFRFPTAFAALVVEKGSLCVNGVSLTVFDVTHNECSVAIIPYTYQHTNLSAISAGSTVNLEFDILGKYVQRQLQVTALHPA, encoded by the coding sequence ATGTTTACAGGAATAGTAGAATCACTGGGAGAAGTGATCACCACCAGGAAAGAGGGCACCAACCTCGTCATCAGCGTCCAGTCCTCACTGGCGCCGGAATTGAAAATAGACCAAAGCGTGGCACACAACGGTGTCTGCCTCACGGTTACCGCTATACAGGAAAATAGCTACGAGATCGTTGCCGTAGCAGAGACCTTACAGAAGACCAACCTCGGCCAGCTGGCCCCGGGTCAGAAAGTAAACCTCGAAAGGGCAATGGCTTTCAACGGCCGCATAGACGGACACCTCGTACAAGGCCACGTCGACAGCGTAGGTGAATGCATCAGCAAAACCGCCCAGGATGGCAGCTGGCTCTACCGCTTCCGCTTCCCCACCGCTTTCGCCGCTCTCGTCGTAGAAAAAGGCTCCCTCTGCGTCAATGGCGTCAGCCTCACCGTATTCGATGTCACCCACAACGAATGCTCCGTCGCCATCATTCCATACACCTACCAGCACACCAACCTGTCCGCCATAAGCGCCGGCAGCACCGTGAACCTGGAATTTGATATACTGGGCAAATACGTACAACGACAACTACAAGTAACCGCCCTCCACCCTGCCTGA
- the tuf gene encoding elongation factor Tu — MAKETFKRDKPHVNIGTIGHVDHGKTTLTAAITTILANKGLAEKRGYDEIDAAPEEKERGITINTAHVEYQTANRHYAHVDCPGHADYVKNMITGAAQMDGAILVVAATDGPMPQTREHILLARQVGVPRIVVFMNKVDLVDDPELLELVEIEIRDLLSKNGFDGDNVPIIKGSATGALAGDEKWVGAIDELMDAVDSYIPLPPRPVDQPFLMSVEDVFSITGRGTVATGRIERGRIKVGENVEIVGLIPEPLKSTCTGVEMFKKLLDEGEAGDNAGLLLRGIEKTQIRRGMVICQPGTITPHTEFKCEVYVLSKDEGGRHTPFFQKYRPQFYFRTTDVTGEVELPAGVEMVMPGDNIGLTVKLIAPIAMEKGLKFAIREGGRTVGAGQVTEILK; from the coding sequence ATGGCAAAAGAAACCTTTAAGCGGGATAAACCCCACGTAAACATTGGTACCATTGGTCACGTGGACCACGGTAAAACTACCTTGACTGCTGCCATTACTACCATTTTGGCAAACAAGGGCTTGGCTGAGAAGAGAGGTTATGATGAGATCGATGCGGCTCCTGAAGAAAAAGAAAGAGGTATCACTATCAATACAGCACACGTTGAGTATCAGACAGCTAACCGTCACTATGCACACGTTGACTGTCCAGGCCACGCTGACTATGTGAAGAACATGATTACCGGTGCTGCTCAGATGGATGGTGCTATCCTGGTGGTTGCTGCTACAGATGGTCCGATGCCACAAACAAGAGAACACATTCTGCTGGCTCGCCAGGTAGGTGTACCTCGTATCGTTGTTTTCATGAACAAAGTTGACCTGGTAGACGATCCTGAACTGCTGGAACTGGTAGAAATCGAAATCCGTGATCTGCTGTCTAAGAACGGCTTTGACGGTGATAATGTGCCCATCATCAAAGGTTCTGCGACAGGTGCGCTGGCTGGTGATGAGAAATGGGTTGGTGCTATCGACGAACTGATGGATGCAGTTGACTCTTACATTCCGCTGCCTCCGCGTCCAGTTGATCAACCGTTCCTGATGTCTGTAGAGGACGTATTCTCTATCACAGGTCGTGGTACTGTTGCAACCGGTCGTATCGAGCGTGGTCGTATCAAAGTGGGTGAGAACGTTGAGATCGTAGGTCTGATCCCTGAGCCGCTGAAATCCACTTGTACTGGTGTTGAGATGTTCAAAAAACTGCTGGATGAAGGTGAAGCTGGTGACAACGCTGGTTTGCTGCTCCGTGGTATTGAGAAAACTCAGATCCGTCGTGGTATGGTTATCTGTCAGCCAGGTACTATCACTCCGCACACTGAATTCAAATGTGAGGTGTATGTACTGAGCAAAGATGAAGGTGGTCGTCACACGCCATTCTTCCAGAAATACCGTCCTCAGTTCTACTTCCGTACTACGGATGTAACTGGTGAGGTGGAACTGCCAGCTGGTGTTGAAATGGTTATGCCTGGTGATAACATCGGTCTGACTGTTAAACTGATCGCTCCGATCGCTATGGAAAAAGGTCTGAAATTCGCTATCCGCGAAGGTGGCCGTACCGTAGGTGCTGGTCAGGTAACTGAAATCCTGAAATAA
- the rpsU gene encoding 30S ribosomal protein S21, producing the protein MLIIDSKDCENIDKALKKYKKKFEKARILMQLRERQSFTKPSIKHRTKVLKAVYRQQIASGKIEL; encoded by the coding sequence ATGTTGATTATCGATTCTAAAGATTGCGAAAATATTGACAAGGCGCTTAAGAAATACAAGAAGAAATTCGAGAAAGCGCGTATCCTGATGCAATTGAGAGAGCGCCAGTCATTTACTAAGCCTTCTATCAAGCATCGTACAAAAGTGCTGAAAGCTGTTTACCGTCAGCAGATTGCTAGTGGTAAAATTGAACTGTAG